The following are from one region of the Hymenobacter radiodurans genome:
- a CDS encoding DUF4450 domain-containing protein, which translates to MSRSDCRKTFIKNSLPTLVAGWLVVGIVCLLSTGAQAQSAPPTPPALWHDQARTLRYRPDGSDFVITNGNKRFTRALYGTNTAFRVETGDLPEFALYLPGMGGNFKLGLLVDGQSKWLIEADSIEARYRPGAMLYEVKDALLGAGKLQLEVLAQADAEGMLVRATFDGVPAGKVRLLWAFGGATGKKFSRDGDIGADPESNFYLKPEYCQGNVFELKNNTFRLTFGAPPKPPKNEALVAEAASKKPPVAIIPAARPTLTGVVPPTSETHIADATQQASPAQLYASQNSTTPVLTGAIKVKAGEALYFTIQKPETAAPRYNELPQVWTRAEAARQKLANRVRVQTPDPYINTLGGALSIAADAIWQDPAYLHGSIAWRMPLNGWRGAYTADPLGWHDRAQTHFRSYAKSQLTSPAVGPLVMDTALHLARHQEKLGTAVFSSGYISRNPGGDFRPHHYDMNLVYIDALLRHLRWTGDLTMARELWPVLQRHLAWEKRNFDTDNDGLYDAYAAIWASDALQYSGGAVTHSSAYNYLANKVAAELATRLGQNPEPYQQEATKIHQALNARLWMPGQGWYAEYQDALGLKQLHPAAALWTVYHALDSDVPDAFQAYQALRYVDTSIPHIPVRATGLPDEGYHLLSTTNWQPYDWSINNVALAEVLHTTLANWQAGRTDEAFKLWKSALLESMYLGSSPGNIQQVSFYDAHRGELYRDFADPIGVASRTLLEGLFGIVPDALGGILTIRPGLPAAWNNAALSVPDIDFDFKRQGQQDAYTITPRFAQPLRLRMQVQAQADDIQSITVNGQPGKWQALEAAVGQPVIEINSAPAAKYEVAITWQGAAPDTAAIAPVYAANSQLEVRFPHATITKVFDPQKALRNATPNGSTLTAQVIGSTGARTAFVQLRQGGLSWWAPLPFEIQDAVKIIAEKAPSRMACGFGYRIIRKI; encoded by the coding sequence ATGAGTAGATCCGACTGTAGAAAAACCTTCATTAAAAATTCGCTGCCGACACTGGTAGCAGGCTGGCTGGTGGTGGGCATAGTTTGTTTGTTGAGCACCGGCGCCCAGGCGCAATCTGCGCCGCCAACTCCGCCAGCGCTCTGGCACGATCAGGCCCGCACGCTCCGCTACCGCCCCGACGGCTCCGACTTCGTCATCACCAATGGCAACAAGCGCTTCACCCGTGCGCTCTACGGCACCAACACCGCCTTCCGCGTAGAAACCGGCGACCTACCGGAGTTTGCGCTGTACCTGCCTGGCATGGGGGGCAATTTTAAGCTCGGCTTACTAGTCGATGGCCAAAGCAAGTGGCTGATTGAGGCTGATAGCATTGAGGCCCGCTACCGGCCCGGCGCCATGCTCTACGAAGTGAAGGATGCACTGCTGGGAGCCGGTAAGCTACAACTGGAGGTGCTGGCCCAAGCCGACGCGGAAGGCATGCTGGTTCGTGCCACCTTCGATGGTGTGCCCGCCGGGAAAGTTCGCCTGCTGTGGGCCTTCGGCGGCGCTACGGGCAAGAAATTCAGCCGCGACGGCGACATCGGCGCCGACCCCGAATCCAACTTCTACCTCAAGCCGGAGTATTGCCAGGGCAATGTATTTGAGCTAAAAAACAACACCTTCCGTCTAACATTCGGCGCCCCACCCAAGCCCCCAAAAAATGAAGCTCTAGTAGCCGAGGCAGCAAGCAAAAAGCCCCCCGTCGCCATCATTCCAGCTGCCCGCCCTACGCTGACAGGCGTCGTTCCACCAACCTCCGAAACCCACATTGCCGATGCTACTCAGCAAGCATCGCCCGCCCAACTCTACGCCTCCCAAAACTCAACAACCCCTGTGCTGACGGGCGCTATAAAGGTAAAAGCCGGGGAAGCACTCTATTTCACCATTCAAAAGCCGGAAACGGCCGCCCCACGCTACAACGAGTTGCCCCAAGTTTGGACGCGCGCCGAGGCTGCCCGGCAAAAGCTGGCTAACCGTGTGCGGGTGCAAACCCCTGACCCTTACATCAATACCCTAGGTGGCGCCTTAAGCATTGCCGCGGATGCTATTTGGCAGGACCCTGCATACCTGCACGGCTCCATTGCCTGGCGCATGCCTCTTAATGGCTGGCGCGGGGCCTATACCGCTGACCCACTCGGCTGGCACGACCGCGCGCAAACCCACTTTCGGTCGTATGCCAAGTCGCAGTTGACTAGTCCGGCGGTGGGGCCGCTGGTCATGGATACGGCCCTGCACCTGGCGCGCCACCAGGAAAAACTGGGAACGGCGGTGTTTAGCAGCGGCTACATTTCGCGCAATCCTGGGGGTGACTTTCGCCCTCATCACTACGATATGAACCTGGTCTATATCGACGCGTTGCTGCGCCACCTGCGCTGGACCGGCGACCTGACCATGGCCCGCGAACTGTGGCCCGTATTGCAGCGCCATCTGGCCTGGGAAAAGCGCAACTTCGACACCGATAATGACGGCCTCTACGACGCTTACGCCGCCATCTGGGCCAGCGACGCCCTGCAATACAGTGGTGGCGCCGTAACTCATTCGTCGGCCTATAACTACCTCGCCAACAAGGTGGCCGCTGAGCTAGCAACACGCCTGGGCCAAAATCCTGAGCCATACCAGCAGGAAGCCACTAAGATTCATCAGGCCCTCAACGCCCGTTTGTGGATGCCGGGCCAGGGTTGGTACGCCGAGTATCAGGATGCGCTGGGGTTGAAGCAACTGCACCCCGCCGCTGCTCTCTGGACGGTGTATCACGCCCTCGATTCGGATGTGCCGGATGCTTTTCAGGCTTACCAAGCCCTGCGCTATGTGGATACCAGCATTCCGCATATTCCGGTGCGGGCCACGGGCTTGCCGGATGAGGGCTACCATCTGCTTTCCACCACCAACTGGCAGCCCTACGACTGGTCTATCAACAATGTGGCGCTAGCCGAAGTGCTGCATACTACGCTGGCTAACTGGCAGGCCGGGCGAACAGATGAGGCGTTTAAGCTTTGGAAAAGTGCTCTGCTCGAAAGCATGTATTTGGGCTCTAGTCCGGGCAATATTCAGCAGGTGTCCTTCTACGATGCTCACCGCGGCGAGCTGTACCGTGACTTTGCCGACCCTATCGGTGTGGCATCCCGCACACTCTTGGAAGGATTGTTCGGCATTGTACCGGATGCGCTGGGGGGCATTTTGACCATCCGCCCAGGTTTGCCCGCCGCCTGGAACAACGCTGCCCTGTCGGTGCCTGACATCGATTTTGACTTTAAGCGGCAGGGACAGCAAGATGCTTACACTATCACGCCGCGCTTCGCCCAGCCGCTCCGGCTGCGTATGCAGGTGCAAGCCCAGGCCGACGATATTCAGTCGATAACCGTGAACGGGCAGCCCGGTAAGTGGCAAGCGCTAGAGGCAGCTGTAGGTCAGCCGGTTATTGAAATTAATAGCGCGCCAGCCGCGAAATACGAGGTAGCCATAACTTGGCAAGGTGCCGCACCCGACACGGCCGCAATAGCTCCGGTGTATGCCGCCAACAGCCAGCTGGAAGTGCGTTTCCCGCACGCTACCATCACCAAGGTGTTCGACCCGCAAAAAGCGTTGCGCAATGCGACCCCAAACGGCTCGACGCTAACGGCTCAAGTAATTGGCTCAACAGGTGCCCGCACTGCCTTCGTGCAGCTCCGTCAGGGCGGACTTTCCTGGTGGGCACCCCTGCCTTTTGAGATTCAGGACGCCGTGAAAATTATTGCTGAAAAAGCCCCCAGCCGAATGGCTTGCGGTTTTGGGTACAGAATAATACGGAAGATATAG
- a CDS encoding RagB/SusD family nutrient uptake outer membrane protein has protein sequence MKKISLLLATACLLTLGSCEDDLDQTPISNGSVPAFFKTAIDFEQAMNAVYSQLRGYPDRILILSELRSDNIYGVSSQGVRDWDAINNFNTTLSVSPYMSDTWASDFGAIFRANTMLDQLSANGSVVGEGLRIRYEGEARFLRAFHYFDLVRMFGRVPVIDKALLPQEVAKIPRGSVAEVYDLIIKDLEFAKDNLPLNYTGVNVGRVTSGAAKGLLALVYLTRSGPTYDIDGPGLASNENDKALALLNEVIASNRYSLLPSYANVFSYTNENNAEVVFDVQYIVGNGATHPGVMVPDNYFTSLGIPFGSRGVEIKPVSTDFLSILATNDDRRAASVQTGYLVAGVAENRTVLKKYVSAAGRGTGNTDWPINFIVMRYADILLMKAEAILRGGGGTPAEALTIVNQIRTRSKLPALTGSLTMAQLMDERRREFIGEGLRWHDLVRSGTVLTTMNAWIAKEDASGKIRRNIGPNDVIYAVPLNELSATPGLYDQNPGY, from the coding sequence ATGAAAAAAATATCTCTCCTTCTCGCCACTGCTTGCCTTCTCACCTTGGGCAGCTGCGAAGATGACCTCGATCAAACCCCGATTTCCAACGGGTCGGTACCGGCTTTCTTTAAGACCGCCATTGACTTCGAGCAGGCCATGAACGCGGTGTACAGCCAGCTCCGTGGATATCCTGACCGCATCCTGATTTTGTCTGAACTGCGCTCCGACAACATTTATGGCGTCAGCAGCCAGGGTGTACGCGACTGGGATGCCATCAACAACTTCAACACCACGCTCTCAGTAAGTCCCTATATGTCCGATACTTGGGCATCGGACTTCGGCGCTATTTTCCGGGCCAACACCATGCTCGATCAGCTGAGCGCCAACGGCTCAGTAGTAGGCGAAGGGCTGCGGATACGCTACGAGGGTGAGGCGCGCTTCCTGCGTGCATTTCACTACTTCGACCTGGTGCGCATGTTCGGCCGCGTACCGGTTATCGACAAAGCGCTGCTGCCCCAGGAAGTAGCCAAAATTCCGCGCGGCTCGGTAGCAGAGGTATACGACCTGATCATCAAGGATCTGGAATTCGCCAAGGATAATCTGCCGCTGAATTATACTGGCGTCAATGTGGGCCGTGTAACGTCGGGTGCGGCGAAGGGCCTGCTAGCGTTGGTGTATCTCACTCGTTCGGGCCCAACCTATGATATCGATGGCCCCGGTTTGGCAAGTAATGAGAATGACAAAGCTCTGGCGTTGCTTAACGAAGTAATTGCCAGCAACCGCTACTCTTTGCTGCCAAGCTACGCCAACGTTTTCTCGTACACGAATGAGAATAATGCGGAAGTAGTATTTGATGTTCAATACATTGTGGGCAACGGCGCTACCCATCCGGGCGTGATGGTACCTGACAACTACTTCACTTCGCTGGGTATTCCATTCGGTTCGCGCGGGGTTGAGATAAAACCAGTTTCTACCGATTTTCTGAGCATTTTGGCAACTAACGATGACCGTCGGGCCGCCAGCGTGCAGACGGGTTATTTAGTAGCAGGCGTTGCCGAAAACCGTACTGTACTGAAAAAATACGTGAGTGCTGCCGGTCGCGGTACGGGCAACACCGACTGGCCCATCAACTTCATTGTGATGCGCTACGCCGATATTCTGCTCATGAAAGCCGAAGCAATTCTGCGCGGTGGCGGCGGCACGCCAGCTGAGGCATTAACTATCGTAAACCAGATTCGCACCCGCTCCAAACTGCCTGCGCTTACGGGCAGCCTGACCATGGCCCAACTGATGGATGAGCGTCGGCGCGAATTCATCGGAGAAGGTCTGCGTTGGCACGATCTGGTACGCTCCGGTACCGTGCTGACCACCATGAATGCTTGGATTGCGAAGGAAGACGCCTCGGGCAAGATTCGCCGTAATATTGGCCCCAATGACGTTATCTACGCCGTACCGCTGAATGAGCTAAGCGCCACGCCCGGCCTCTACGATCAGAATCCCGGCTACTAA
- a CDS encoding SusC/RagA family TonB-linked outer membrane protein, which yields MKKSYTWRRYPIAVCLPMLLLAGPGITAVQAHTSSTNKVAEWQLTGKVVSQNNEGLPGVTVVIKGTTNGTTTGPDGTFSLSVPETAGTLVFSFIGFTSQERPFTGSQAFTIKMAEDVKSLEEVVVVGYGTQKKGDVTGAIATFDASRLEERPIARVDQALVGQMAGVQVKQNTGVPGRGFSVQVRGAGSITAGNEPLYVIDGFPLDNVAQNGGGRFASGSPLDNINPNDIESIQVLKDAAAAAIYGSRAANGVVIITTKKGKSGKPQITLNTYVGVSQAAKKLDVLSAEEWAERAAEIINDNWVRSGAGRTASQTTAERQAILRVTNIVPAQMIDERWFQPGHPGLQYIDWQDEAFRTGRTQSYQVGASGATDNVNYFISGNYTDQQGMMVGLGYKRYSARANVEVKASNKLRFGLNVTPTYSITDDPGIEGKDNRLHQLVSMAPIVEDTAGVATGYGKNEVYRWGVSTASPVRVMENAIGQTKTFRTLSTLFAEYEVISGLRLRTSINFDNNDVTAKSYQPAVRDLPTSLASGSYSGFRRQTFVNENTATYSKVIGEKHDLTALAGYAYNISRIDNVRLGATGGFVNNQVTTLNAATNINGTGSNNTTESQNVLISYFGRLQYSYDGKYLLSTSIRRDGSSRFGGQNQFGVFPAASVGWRISQEEFMKSITLLSDLKLRASIGLSGNNSIGDYNSIATLGIYNYTFGGALATGQAPNRVENPELKWERNRTIDFGVDVGFFQNRIFGSFDYYTKTSKDLLLNVPINTASGFGNNLVNIGEVENRGWEVELTTNNLNNALEWTTSLNFSHNANEVKHLGPGDATIEVASVADLPSNVLQVGKPMYSIFVIRQNGILSQADIDNGAALYNNQTAGDPRYEDANGDGKIDANDRVIVGQPNPKYTWGITNTFKYKGFDLSFLVQGQNGGYIYSMFGRAIDRTSVGYQENALGRSRDRWRSEEDPGDGVKGKATARFGFIKNTDWLYSSDYYRVRNITLGYDLGRIVSKSVMQGARVYVTAENWFGKDKYYGGFNPDAVNTDNGSTFTSGVDYGGLPLAKSLVLGLNVTF from the coding sequence ATGAAGAAAAGTTACACATGGCGGCGCTACCCGATAGCGGTATGCCTGCCAATGCTACTGCTAGCAGGACCGGGCATCACGGCCGTGCAAGCCCACACCAGCAGCACCAATAAAGTAGCCGAATGGCAGCTGACCGGTAAGGTCGTATCGCAAAACAACGAAGGTTTGCCCGGCGTCACGGTCGTTATCAAGGGCACTACCAACGGCACCACCACTGGCCCCGATGGTACTTTCAGCTTATCAGTACCCGAAACGGCTGGTACATTGGTGTTTAGCTTCATCGGCTTCACAAGCCAGGAGCGCCCTTTCACTGGCTCACAGGCGTTCACCATTAAGATGGCTGAAGATGTGAAGAGCCTGGAAGAAGTCGTGGTAGTAGGCTACGGCACGCAGAAGAAGGGCGACGTAACCGGCGCCATCGCCACCTTCGACGCCAGCCGCTTGGAAGAGCGGCCTATTGCCCGCGTCGATCAGGCCTTGGTAGGCCAGATGGCGGGTGTGCAGGTAAAGCAGAACACCGGTGTACCCGGCCGGGGCTTTAGTGTGCAGGTACGGGGCGCAGGCTCCATCACGGCCGGCAATGAGCCGCTGTATGTAATCGATGGTTTCCCACTCGACAACGTAGCCCAGAATGGCGGGGGGCGTTTTGCCAGCGGCAGCCCGCTCGATAACATCAACCCCAACGACATCGAGTCGATTCAGGTATTGAAAGATGCTGCCGCGGCCGCTATTTACGGTTCGCGCGCTGCCAACGGCGTCGTTATTATCACGACGAAGAAAGGTAAGTCGGGTAAGCCTCAGATCACGCTGAATACCTACGTTGGTGTTTCGCAGGCCGCCAAAAAGCTGGACGTGCTGAGCGCCGAAGAGTGGGCTGAGCGGGCCGCCGAAATCATCAACGACAACTGGGTACGCTCGGGCGCTGGCCGCACCGCCAGCCAAACCACGGCTGAGCGTCAGGCTATCCTACGGGTAACCAACATTGTGCCCGCCCAGATGATTGATGAGCGGTGGTTTCAGCCCGGTCACCCCGGCTTGCAGTACATCGACTGGCAGGACGAAGCCTTCCGCACAGGCCGCACCCAGAGCTACCAAGTAGGAGCCAGCGGCGCCACTGATAATGTAAACTACTTCATATCAGGAAACTACACCGATCAGCAGGGCATGATGGTGGGACTTGGGTATAAGCGCTACTCGGCGCGCGCCAACGTGGAAGTAAAAGCCAGCAATAAGCTGCGCTTCGGTCTGAACGTGACGCCTACTTACTCCATCACCGACGACCCGGGCATTGAGGGCAAAGACAACCGCCTGCATCAGCTCGTATCCATGGCCCCCATCGTGGAGGACACCGCGGGCGTAGCTACCGGCTACGGCAAAAACGAAGTGTACCGCTGGGGTGTATCGACGGCCAGCCCGGTGCGCGTGATGGAAAATGCCATCGGCCAAACCAAAACCTTCCGCACCCTGAGCACCCTGTTTGCGGAGTACGAAGTAATAAGTGGCCTGCGCCTGCGCACCAGCATCAACTTCGACAACAACGACGTAACGGCCAAATCGTACCAGCCGGCCGTGCGTGATCTGCCTACCTCGCTAGCTTCGGGCTCTTATAGTGGATTCCGCCGGCAAACGTTTGTGAACGAGAACACGGCCACCTACAGCAAGGTCATCGGCGAAAAGCACGACCTGACGGCGCTGGCGGGTTATGCCTACAATATCTCACGCATCGATAACGTGCGCCTCGGCGCTACCGGCGGTTTCGTCAACAACCAAGTAACCACCCTAAACGCGGCTACCAACATCAACGGCACTGGCAGCAATAACACCACCGAAAGCCAGAACGTCCTGATTTCTTACTTCGGCCGTTTGCAGTATAGCTACGATGGTAAATACCTGCTCTCTACCAGCATCCGCCGCGACGGCTCGTCGCGCTTTGGGGGGCAAAATCAGTTCGGTGTATTCCCCGCCGCCTCCGTGGGCTGGCGCATTTCGCAGGAAGAGTTCATGAAGAGCATTACGCTCCTCAGCGACCTGAAACTGCGGGCCAGCATCGGCTTGTCGGGCAACAACAGCATCGGCGACTACAACAGCATTGCCACCCTGGGTATTTATAACTACACTTTTGGTGGTGCTTTGGCTACGGGTCAGGCTCCGAACCGGGTAGAAAACCCCGAGCTGAAGTGGGAGCGCAACCGCACCATCGACTTCGGTGTGGACGTGGGCTTCTTCCAGAACCGCATCTTCGGCTCGTTCGACTACTACACCAAAACCAGCAAGGACCTGCTCCTGAACGTACCCATCAACACGGCTTCGGGCTTTGGCAACAACCTCGTAAACATTGGAGAAGTGGAGAACCGCGGTTGGGAAGTGGAATTAACTACCAACAACCTGAATAACGCCCTGGAGTGGACTACCTCGCTCAACTTCAGCCACAATGCGAACGAAGTGAAGCACCTTGGCCCCGGCGACGCAACCATCGAAGTAGCCTCCGTAGCTGACCTGCCCAGCAACGTATTGCAGGTTGGCAAGCCGATGTATAGCATCTTCGTTATTCGCCAGAATGGCATCCTGAGCCAGGCTGATATCGATAACGGCGCCGCGCTCTACAACAACCAGACGGCCGGTGATCCCCGCTACGAAGACGCCAACGGCGACGGTAAGATTGACGCCAACGACCGCGTGATTGTGGGTCAGCCTAACCCTAAATACACCTGGGGCATCACGAACACCTTCAAGTACAAAGGCTTCGATCTGAGCTTCCTTGTGCAGGGTCAGAACGGTGGCTACATCTACTCCATGTTTGGCCGCGCCATCGACCGCACCAGCGTGGGCTACCAGGAAAACGCCCTTGGCCGCTCCCGCGACCGGTGGCGTTCGGAAGAAGACCCCGGCGACGGTGTGAAAGGCAAGGCTACTGCTCGGTTTGGCTTCATCAAGAACACCGACTGGCTGTACTCTTCCGACTACTACCGCGTGCGCAACATCACGCTGGGCTACGACCTGGGCCGCATTGTCAGCAAGAGTGTAATGCAGGGTGCCCGTGTATATGTAACGGCTGAAAACTGGTTCGGCAAAGACAAGTACTACGGCGGCTTCAACCCCGATGCCGTGAACACCGACAATGGCAGCACCTTCACCTCGGGTGTTGACTACGGCGGATTGCCTTTGGCTAAATCGTTGGTTCTGGGCCTCAACGTTACTTTCTAA
- the rhaT gene encoding L-rhamnose/proton symporter RhaT, whose product MSVFLGVVLHALGGFASGSFYLPYKKVNGWAWESYWLVGGLFSWLMAPLLLGYLTVPNLFGVLAQADTETILWTYFWGILWGFGGLTFGLAMRYLGLSLGMAVTLGLCAVFGTLVPPIWEGTFPALISTLSGKVIIMGLVVCVAGILICGMAGVMKEKHQTTEEKQAGVAEFDMRKGLLVAVFSGVMSACFSFGLTAGQSIAELATDNGTNPLYANNAILVIILLGGLTTNAIWTIYLNIKNKTYTDYTNMSAPIARNIIFCALAGFTWYFQFFFYGMGDSQMGEYRFSGWTLHMAFIIAFSSMWGLILHEWRGSNRLTMRTISLGILVVVFSTVVVGFGNYLGS is encoded by the coding sequence ATGAGTGTTTTTCTGGGAGTGGTGCTCCACGCACTAGGCGGTTTCGCCTCCGGCAGCTTTTATCTGCCTTACAAGAAAGTAAATGGCTGGGCCTGGGAGAGCTATTGGCTCGTGGGGGGGCTTTTTTCCTGGCTAATGGCGCCCCTGTTGCTTGGCTACCTCACCGTGCCTAACCTATTCGGGGTGCTGGCCCAGGCAGACACCGAAACCATTCTCTGGACCTACTTCTGGGGCATTCTGTGGGGCTTCGGTGGCCTGACGTTTGGCCTCGCCATGCGCTACTTGGGGTTATCGCTGGGGATGGCCGTCACCCTAGGCTTATGCGCCGTGTTTGGAACATTGGTGCCGCCTATTTGGGAAGGTACTTTTCCGGCCCTGATCAGCACCCTGTCCGGCAAGGTAATTATCATGGGGTTGGTGGTATGCGTGGCGGGTATCCTGATTTGTGGGATGGCCGGCGTGATGAAAGAAAAGCACCAGACCACGGAAGAAAAACAAGCCGGCGTGGCCGAATTCGATATGCGTAAGGGCCTGCTTGTGGCCGTGTTTTCAGGCGTGATGAGCGCCTGTTTTTCTTTCGGCCTAACCGCTGGCCAATCTATTGCGGAACTAGCGACGGATAACGGCACAAATCCACTCTACGCCAACAATGCCATCCTGGTGATCATCCTGCTCGGCGGCCTTACTACGAACGCCATCTGGACCATTTATTTGAATATCAAGAACAAGACATACACCGACTACACTAATATGTCGGCCCCAATTGCGCGCAACATTATTTTCTGCGCGCTGGCGGGTTTTACCTGGTATTTCCAGTTCTTCTTTTACGGCATGGGCGACAGCCAAATGGGCGAGTACCGCTTCTCCGGCTGGACGCTGCACATGGCCTTCATTATTGCCTTTAGCAGCATGTGGGGCCTGATTTTGCACGAGTGGCGCGGCTCCAACCGCCTGACCATGCGCACCATCTCGCTCGGCATCCTAGTCGTGGTATTTTCAACGGTGGTTGTAGGCTTTGGCAACTACTTAGGCTCCTAG
- a CDS encoding bifunctional aldolase/short-chain dehydrogenase: MEKTLTFQHVSYLWDEAQAAALASDEVALFIYRSNLLGADLRLTNYAGGNTSVKITETDPVTGEQVPVMWVKGSGGDIGTLTKAGCANLYVEKLHQLKNRYRGLEHEDEMVELFNHCLFDPKCAAPSIDTPLHGLLPFKHIDHLHPDALIAIAASQDGEQIMREIWGDTMAWLPWQRPGFDLGLQLEKVVLENPNLRGVILGGHGLFTWGDTSYESYMNTLEVIEQAAAYLESNYGKQKPVFGGVKLSNGPDAATRKQQAAAIMPTLRGLASGHRRMLGHFTDDPRVLEFVNSNDLARLAQKGTSCPDHFLRTKIRPLVLDPEVMSQPLAEVKTYLQEHFAAYRQDYAAYYERSKHANSPAMRDANPVIILWPGVGMFAFAKDKQTARVAAEFYTNAINVMKGAEAVSTYVGLPEQEAFDIEYWLLEEAKLQRMAPPKSLSGKVAFVTGGTGGIGKAICEALLQQGACIVAADRADLDETQADLRKQYGKDSSLAVGIEVTSADGIAEALRQSVLQFGGVDIIVNCAGLSISKPLAETTQADWDILNDVLVKGQFLVSQAAVEILRQQALGGDIVNIASKNGLVAGPNNVAYGTAKAAQLHMSRLLAAELGPDKIRVNTVNPDAVLRGSKIWEGAWAQGRAKAYGISVEELPQHYAKRTLLGEELLAEDIAKAVRVFVDGSLSKSTGNVLNVDGGVAMAFVR; the protein is encoded by the coding sequence ATGGAAAAAACGCTCACCTTTCAGCACGTCAGTTACTTGTGGGATGAGGCCCAAGCGGCGGCACTAGCCAGCGACGAAGTAGCGCTATTCATTTACCGCTCCAACCTGCTCGGGGCCGATTTGCGCCTGACCAACTACGCGGGCGGCAATACCTCCGTTAAAATCACCGAAACTGACCCCGTAACTGGCGAGCAAGTGCCCGTGATGTGGGTAAAAGGCTCGGGCGGCGACATCGGCACTCTCACCAAAGCCGGCTGCGCCAACCTTTACGTCGAGAAACTGCACCAACTGAAAAACCGCTACCGCGGCCTGGAGCACGAAGACGAGATGGTAGAACTGTTCAACCATTGCCTCTTCGACCCCAAGTGCGCCGCGCCCTCCATTGATACGCCCCTGCACGGCCTGCTGCCTTTCAAGCATATCGACCACCTTCACCCCGATGCACTCATTGCCATTGCCGCCAGCCAAGACGGGGAGCAAATCATGCGCGAGATCTGGGGCGACACGATGGCGTGGCTGCCCTGGCAGCGACCCGGCTTCGATCTGGGCTTACAGCTCGAAAAAGTAGTGTTGGAAAACCCCAACCTGCGCGGCGTAATTCTCGGCGGACACGGCTTGTTTACCTGGGGCGACACGTCGTACGAGTCGTACATGAACACCTTAGAAGTAATTGAGCAAGCCGCTGCTTATCTGGAAAGCAACTACGGTAAGCAAAAGCCTGTATTTGGTGGCGTAAAGCTCTCGAATGGCCCCGATGCAGCCACGCGCAAGCAGCAAGCTGCTGCTATTATGCCTACGCTGCGCGGCTTGGCATCCGGCCACCGTCGGATGCTGGGTCACTTTACCGATGATCCGCGCGTGCTGGAGTTTGTGAACTCGAACGACTTAGCGCGTTTGGCGCAAAAAGGCACCAGCTGCCCCGACCACTTCCTGCGCACCAAAATTCGCCCCCTGGTCCTCGACCCGGAGGTGATGAGCCAGCCATTGGCGGAAGTAAAAACCTATTTGCAAGAGCATTTTGCGGCCTACCGCCAAGATTATGCGGCCTATTATGAGCGTAGCAAGCACGCCAACAGCCCGGCCATGCGCGACGCCAATCCGGTTATCATTTTATGGCCCGGTGTGGGCATGTTTGCCTTCGCTAAAGATAAGCAGACGGCTCGTGTAGCCGCCGAGTTCTACACCAACGCTATCAACGTGATGAAGGGCGCGGAAGCGGTGAGCACCTACGTTGGTTTGCCTGAGCAGGAAGCGTTTGACATTGAATACTGGTTGCTGGAAGAAGCTAAGCTCCAGCGCATGGCGCCCCCTAAGTCGCTCTCGGGGAAGGTGGCCTTTGTTACGGGTGGTACGGGCGGTATCGGCAAAGCAATATGCGAGGCCCTGCTGCAACAGGGTGCTTGCATCGTCGCTGCCGACCGTGCCGACCTGGACGAAACCCAAGCCGATTTGCGCAAGCAATATGGCAAAGACAGCTCTTTGGCCGTAGGCATTGAAGTTACGAGCGCAGACGGTATTGCCGAGGCCCTGCGCCAGAGCGTACTGCAATTTGGCGGCGTGGATATCATTGTCAACTGCGCGGGGCTGAGCATTTCCAAGCCTTTGGCCGAGACCACGCAAGCCGACTGGGATATCCTCAACGATGTGCTGGTGAAAGGTCAGTTTCTGGTGAGTCAGGCCGCTGTGGAGATTCTGCGCCAGCAGGCTTTAGGCGGAGATATTGTGAACATCGCCAGCAAAAATGGTCTGGTGGCTGGTCCGAACAACGTGGCCTATGGCACGGCCAAAGCAGCGCAGCTGCACATGTCGCGCCTCTTGGCCGCCGAGCTCGGCCCCGACAAGATTCGCGTGAACACCGTGAACCCCGATGCCGTGCTACGCGGCTCCAAAATCTGGGAAGGCGCTTGGGCACAAGGTCGCGCTAAGGCTTACGGTATTTCGGTGGAAGAATTGCCCCAGCACTACGCCAAGCGCACTTTACTCGGCGAAGAGTTATTGGCTGAAGACATTGCCAAAGCCGTGCGCGTGTTCGTCGATGGAAGCCTAAGCAAGTCTACGGGCAATGTGCTCAACGTTGATGGCGGCGTAGCGATGGCCTTCGTGCGCTAA